A region of alpha proteobacterium U9-1i DNA encodes the following proteins:
- a CDS encoding sodium/glutamate symport protein: MKTSLSLIVLASLALGLVAGALIRADGAAEWRQAAEIVEALGGLWLNALRMTVVPLVFSLLVVGIASVQDAAATGKLAARAVLLFTVLLLFAGAFGIYATEGVLALWPIPREAADAFISGAGGASAQIAEPPTLIAWIQGLAPANPVAAAAESAILPLVVFAVFFGFAATRLEATLRDQIVNLFRAVSEAMVIIVRWVLLAGPFGVFALALGVGLRAGFGAAGTLVQYAAIVSIVTLAVTIVAWFIAITWGRQPIGKFTTAAAPVWAIAISTQSSLASLPAMIQAARNLGIPDRVIDLILPLAVAVFRFTSPVANLAVCMVVAHLYGIEPSFLQILGAIVVAYGVSIGSVGLPGQISFIASVAPISIALGVPTELLGILIAIEVIPDIFRTLGNVTGDLAATSILNAGEKEREANA; encoded by the coding sequence GTGAAAACTTCGCTCAGCTTGATCGTCCTGGCTTCGCTGGCGCTCGGCCTTGTCGCGGGCGCGTTGATCCGCGCGGATGGCGCCGCTGAATGGAGGCAGGCGGCCGAGATCGTCGAGGCGCTCGGCGGCCTCTGGCTCAATGCGCTGCGCATGACGGTGGTGCCGCTGGTGTTTTCGCTGCTCGTCGTCGGCATCGCGTCGGTGCAGGACGCCGCCGCCACGGGCAAGCTCGCCGCGCGCGCGGTGCTGTTGTTTACGGTGCTGCTATTGTTTGCGGGCGCGTTCGGCATCTACGCCACCGAGGGCGTTCTGGCGCTTTGGCCGATCCCGCGCGAGGCGGCGGATGCTTTCATCTCGGGCGCCGGCGGGGCGAGTGCGCAGATCGCTGAGCCGCCGACGCTGATCGCCTGGATCCAGGGACTCGCGCCCGCCAACCCCGTCGCTGCCGCCGCCGAAAGCGCGATCCTGCCGCTGGTGGTGTTCGCGGTGTTCTTTGGCTTCGCCGCGACCCGGCTTGAGGCGACGTTGCGCGATCAGATCGTCAATCTCTTCCGCGCCGTCTCGGAAGCGATGGTGATCATCGTGCGTTGGGTGCTGTTGGCGGGTCCGTTCGGCGTGTTCGCTTTGGCGCTTGGCGTCGGCCTCCGCGCTGGCTTTGGCGCGGCCGGCACGTTGGTCCAATACGCCGCCATCGTCTCGATCGTCACACTCGCCGTCACCATCGTCGCCTGGTTCATCGCCATCACTTGGGGCCGCCAACCCATCGGCAAATTCACCACCGCCGCCGCGCCGGTGTGGGCGATCGCCATTTCGACGCAATCCTCACTCGCGTCGCTGCCGGCGATGATCCAAGCCGCGCGCAATCTTGGCATCCCGGATCGTGTGATCGACCTCATCCTGCCGCTCGCCGTCGCCGTGTTCCGCTTCACAAGCCCCGTCGCGAACCTCGCTGTCTGCATGGTCGTGGCGCACCTTTACGGCATCGAGCCGAGTTTCCTGCAAATCCTCGGCGCCATTGTCGTCGCCTACGGCGTCAGCATCGGCAGCGTAGGCTTGCCGGGGCAGATTTCCTTCATCGCCTCGGTCGCTCCGATTTCCATCGCGCTCGGCGTGCCGACCGAATTGCTCGGTATCCTCATCGCCATCGAAGTG